From Arcticibacter tournemirensis, one genomic window encodes:
- a CDS encoding ZIP family metal transporter, with product MEYWKLIVLFVSCFAGGVSVFFFQKDNTKRLKLILSFSGAYLFGITVLHLIPDVYHTESHSIGLYVLGGFLFQVILEQFSEGIEHGHIHKASHEHSVFPYGIMVSLCLHAFLEGMPLAERKSNELLFGIALHHIPAAFALSSVLLQNHLSRRRIISLVVLFSLMSPLGLILSSGISNGVIGNINAYFDRIMAVVIGIFLHISTTILFESSVDHHFNKRKLIAVLAGTLIAMLSLVGH from the coding sequence GCCGGGGGCGTCAGCGTTTTCTTTTTCCAAAAGGACAATACAAAACGGCTTAAGCTTATTCTTTCTTTCAGTGGCGCCTATCTCTTCGGAATCACTGTTTTACATCTTATTCCCGACGTATATCATACCGAAAGCCACAGCATTGGACTGTACGTATTAGGCGGTTTCCTTTTTCAGGTTATCCTGGAGCAGTTTTCTGAAGGTATTGAACACGGTCACATTCATAAAGCGTCGCATGAACATTCTGTATTCCCCTATGGAATTATGGTTAGTTTATGCCTGCATGCTTTCCTGGAAGGGATGCCTCTCGCCGAAAGAAAAAGTAATGAACTTTTATTTGGTATAGCGCTTCACCATATACCTGCTGCGTTTGCTCTTTCAAGTGTATTACTTCAAAACCACTTGAGCCGACGAAGGATCATCAGTCTGGTAGTCCTGTTCTCTTTGATGTCGCCTCTCGGACTGATATTGAGCAGTGGCATCAGTAACGGGGTTATAGGTAATATAAACGCATACTTCGACCGTATAATGGCAGTAGTGATTGGTATTTTTCTGCATATCTCTACAACCATACTTTTTGAATCCAGCGTAGATCATCATTTTAACAAGCGGAAACTTATTGCAGTACTCGCCGGAACACTGATTGCTATGCTAAGCCTCGTGGGGCATTGA
- a CDS encoding MarR family winged helix-turn-helix transcriptional regulator, protein MELEKEIHQTKFKNDYHKIVVNIIYSYSWVTGLVKERLSKQEVTLQQYNILRILRGQYPKPATINLLKERMLDKMSDASRIVERLVQKELVTRTINKTDRRAVDILITEKGLDVLKDLDPVITPEDVLKQNITEEEAAQLNLLLDKLRG, encoded by the coding sequence ATGGAGTTAGAGAAGGAGATCCATCAAACTAAGTTTAAGAACGACTATCACAAGATAGTAGTGAACATCATTTATTCATACAGCTGGGTAACCGGACTTGTAAAAGAGCGCCTGAGTAAACAGGAAGTCACGTTACAACAGTATAACATATTGCGTATCCTGCGCGGGCAATATCCTAAACCAGCTACCATTAATCTTCTGAAAGAACGGATGCTCGATAAAATGTCGGATGCTTCGCGTATTGTCGAGCGATTGGTACAGAAAGAGCTCGTCACCCGTACCATTAATAAGACGGACCGCCGGGCTGTGGATATTTTGATAACGGAAAAAGGACTGGATGTTTTAAAAGACCTTGATCCTGTTATCACTCCCGAGGATGTTCTGAAACAGAATATCACAGAAGAAGAAGCCGCTCAGCTAAACCTCTTGCTTGATAAGCTGAGAGGGTAG
- a CDS encoding MBL fold metallo-hydrolase, translated as MIRQDFLVFDEYGLYCKAGDFYLDPQKPVKQAVISHAHGDHACPSNDTIFCTAPTASIMRLRLKKNAGGSFRIFNFHEPFLINGVRITFVPAGHILGSAQVLMEYEGVRYLYTGDFKLQEDPTCEPAEIVKADVLITETTFADPSVAHPDTIAEIQKLNSSNHNVLLGAYALGKSQRLINLINRFCPQRTVLLHHSILPVTKVYDEYGYPPGNYLPYNRKLMKSPGQGFVYIVPPLTFDCYYRAKGVLRVFASGWRRLQAQNDMELYISDHADWRDILGFIGRSEPAEVWTLHGRGEYLKAHFADTLPVKILS; from the coding sequence ATGATTAGACAAGATTTTCTGGTATTCGATGAGTATGGCTTGTATTGTAAAGCAGGAGATTTTTACCTCGACCCGCAGAAGCCTGTAAAGCAGGCGGTAATTTCTCATGCCCACGGTGATCATGCATGCCCCTCCAACGACACGATATTCTGCACTGCTCCAACTGCTTCGATCATGCGGTTGCGATTAAAGAAAAATGCCGGGGGATCGTTCAGGATCTTTAACTTTCATGAGCCGTTTTTAATTAACGGAGTGAGAATAACCTTTGTTCCTGCCGGACATATCCTTGGATCGGCCCAGGTTCTGATGGAGTATGAGGGAGTAAGGTACCTGTATACCGGCGATTTTAAGCTTCAGGAAGATCCTACGTGCGAACCTGCGGAAATAGTAAAGGCTGATGTGCTCATTACTGAAACTACTTTTGCCGATCCGTCTGTGGCTCATCCTGATACAATCGCGGAGATACAGAAACTGAATTCATCCAATCATAACGTATTATTGGGAGCATATGCACTTGGGAAAAGCCAGCGGCTCATTAATCTGATTAACCGCTTCTGCCCGCAAAGAACGGTATTGCTGCATCATTCGATACTCCCGGTAACCAAAGTGTATGATGAATATGGGTATCCGCCGGGCAATTATCTGCCTTATAACAGAAAATTAATGAAATCTCCCGGCCAGGGATTTGTTTATATCGTTCCTCCTCTTACATTTGACTGTTATTACAGGGCGAAAGGTGTTTTGAGGGTATTCGCGTCAGGCTGGAGAAGATTGCAGGCGCAGAACGATATGGAGTTGTACATCTCCGACCATGCCGACTGGCGAGATATTTTAGGCTTTATAGGAAGGTCAGAACCAGCAGAGGTTTGGACATTACATGGCAGAGGAGAATATTTAAAAGCGCATTTTGCTGATACTCTTCCCGTTAAAATTTTAAGTTAA
- the coaE gene encoding dephospho-CoA kinase (Dephospho-CoA kinase (CoaE) performs the final step in coenzyme A biosynthesis.), translating to MLKVGITGGIGSGKTTVCHLFELQGIPVFYADDRAKLLMNTDLVLVNSIKEAFGESVYLEDGRLNRKELARVVFNNAGLLEKLNSLVHPAVFRDFDSWSLKQKSPYVLKEAAILFESGSDKDCDFTILVTSPPDIRIRRVISRDKVSEEEVKKRMDKQLSDEKKIELADFIIRNDERELLIPQVINLHHKLLELSSVKTANDD from the coding sequence ATGCTTAAAGTGGGAATAACAGGCGGTATTGGGAGCGGAAAAACAACTGTATGCCACCTTTTTGAGCTACAGGGTATTCCGGTATTTTATGCAGACGACCGGGCAAAGCTTCTGATGAACACCGATTTAGTGCTTGTTAATAGCATTAAGGAGGCTTTTGGCGAATCCGTTTATTTGGAAGACGGTCGTCTTAATCGGAAAGAGCTGGCGCGAGTAGTTTTTAATAATGCAGGGCTGCTGGAGAAGTTAAACTCCTTAGTTCATCCTGCAGTGTTCAGAGATTTTGATTCCTGGTCGCTGAAGCAAAAATCGCCTTATGTGCTGAAAGAAGCCGCAATCCTTTTTGAAAGCGGATCTGATAAAGATTGCGATTTCACTATTCTTGTAACGTCACCACCTGACATACGTATAAGGAGAGTAATAAGCCGGGACAAAGTCTCTGAGGAAGAAGTAAAGAAACGGATGGATAAACAACTGAGCGATGAGAAGAAAATTGAGCTTGCTGATTTTATTATCCGAAACGATGAGCGGGAGTTATTAATTCCTCAGGTAATCAATCTTCATCATAAGCTACTTGAACTCAGTAGTGTAAAGACAGCGAACGATGATTAG
- a CDS encoding YbbR-like domain-containing protein produces the protein MALITLNRIERRRMTVFLSCLITAVLIWLVIALSGRYKYTVDTKINYTDPPESKAFHPLQDDSVSLEIEGTGWQLLFSRLRLNPQSVNVSLRSLNSRNYIVFSGQLNDLNSQFESSQRVISVSPDTLFFDFSKRTVKKVPVKLEYNLTFKKNYGISGPPKLNPSYVTVNGAAEDLRKITYWPTTILNLQNVSTDLSVKVGFAPAKANNIDIYPQSVKAEIPIDRFTEKIIEVPLKVLNGKGRDVKLLPEKVKITILAALSNYPLLDRDSLVATVDLAGWSEKGYTQLPVVLSKIPKFCTLVKTEPQVVDFFIRK, from the coding sequence TGAGAGACGCAGAATGACAGTTTTCTTAAGCTGTTTAATTACGGCTGTCCTGATATGGTTGGTGATAGCGCTCTCGGGAAGGTATAAGTATACGGTCGATACCAAAATAAATTATACAGATCCTCCGGAAAGTAAGGCATTTCATCCTTTGCAGGATGATAGTGTATCCCTTGAGATCGAAGGCACAGGCTGGCAGCTTCTTTTTTCCAGACTTCGTCTCAACCCGCAATCTGTAAACGTAAGCTTGCGAAGTCTCAACTCCAGGAATTATATTGTTTTTTCAGGTCAGTTGAATGATTTGAATAGCCAGTTCGAATCAAGTCAAAGAGTGATATCTGTATCTCCTGATACGCTGTTCTTCGACTTTTCGAAGAGGACGGTAAAGAAGGTTCCTGTTAAATTAGAATATAATCTAACGTTCAAAAAAAACTACGGCATTTCAGGCCCGCCGAAACTCAATCCTTCGTATGTTACAGTAAATGGCGCTGCAGAGGATCTAAGAAAGATTACCTATTGGCCTACGACAATTTTAAATCTCCAGAACGTCAGCACTGATCTTTCTGTAAAGGTTGGATTCGCTCCTGCAAAAGCAAATAATATCGATATCTACCCACAGTCTGTAAAAGCAGAGATCCCTATCGACCGGTTTACAGAGAAGATTATTGAGGTACCGTTGAAAGTGCTTAATGGCAAGGGGAGAGATGTAAAATTATTGCCGGAGAAGGTGAAAATTACTATCCTCGCTGCGTTAAGCAACTATCCCTTATTAGACCGCGACTCCCTTGTAGCGACAGTTGATCTGGCCGGATGGTCAGAAAAAGGATATACTCAGCTGCCGGTAGTTTTAAGTAAGATTCCTAAGTTTTGCACTCTAGTAAAAACCGAGCCGCAGGTGGTCGATTTCTTTATCCGAAAGTAA